From Aedes albopictus strain Foshan chromosome 1, AalbF5, whole genome shotgun sequence, one genomic window encodes:
- the LOC109402361 gene encoding BTB/POZ domain-containing protein 7: MNLGLWGCLVPCGLQYWCESKSDTCITEMGATASTDCPGAGGPGGIPGLTGAITTAAGATTTTPLTSTGGPGGVGMVGAYGPVGGPPVIVRERRKKVTGFATLKKKLIRRRRSSKACDHGRVLREFVSSWSPMELSALLEEYESLAALKDLSVQAELARPPATTFKQDLASLYDYKHCTDCDLVFRGTVFPVHRALLSARCPYFRDLLAGCPGYGARICLELRSSPVDVPMFSSLLRYLYTGDLCTHDPTIDVSLLRRLGEDFGTPNPLENDLRYLLETGDYADAAIVFTSEGGDYHRPDSGSSEYGFRPKLELPCHKAILSARSPFFKSMIQRRTRNINEEHQLHGTDRSLHVPTRIVLDETVIPKRYARVLLHAIYLDTVDLSLILRGNGCGNGAGSLGEVQALTHTGRTRPSPLEEAMELYQIGRFLELDILAQGCEDLILEWLTLDTLATVLRWGGQPHGSAWVYRQACHYLREEFSAIVGSPVLFQLDKSQLIEALQNNFLQASELEVLQSVLKWGEQELIRRMEDREPNLLSHTAHSVTRKGIKKRDLSDVELREILSELLPHVRMDHVLPPSNEILNQAIRRGLVSTPPSHMIGDDRESLRINAWIRGGKNHGLFVRPRLFMPYYEEVKVLLEDHIASQQIEMLRMRRSRHMPDIPDTLYMVSRLNSNTSGNMGGGGTAGVDVVAAAAASIPAPDPSAMEAMQKREQKLRQAPSCQRALTLPLSSRNEINRQIRLRVVREFNFPDEVAELLENSNCYCLDADGSTPKAQGDDIHASNQSLDEDTTPPPSPALPSDIIPQNVACFGRNMTFPRQQPQPPPQVIPHGAGGGGDLGGGMGGRLHHPSGSMLGPSSSIIGTHRRQELPSLIPGGDVVAYRLSAPAGDHSGDQAGACSEGHLSDIMPDVAMATASMGQLQLGSGDMPESLHLDLGDGPSHMIGAAGSLGLHNLPHHRMATPSPSNFHHYMTRSHPPSSSLGSSSGHGGDGPSDRGMMGGGRLPVSLGGSSQSGQPGVSGAGAGGSSSSYSQRSNSPYTLHRASPGLPHSSYHTGPRL; encoded by the exons ATGAATCTCGGTCTATGGGGATGCTTGGTGCCCTGTGGACTGCAATACTGGTGCGAGAGTAAAAGCGATACATGCATTACGGAGATGGGGGCGACGGCATCAACTGATTGTCCCGGTGCCGGAGGTCCCGGCGGGATTCCGGGTCTGACGGGTGCTATCACGACGGCAGCTGGTGCTACGACCACGACACCCCTCACGTCAACCGGTGGCCCTGGCGGTGTCGGAATGGTTGGAGCGTACGGGCCCGTGGGTGGACCACCCGTGATTGTACGGGAACGGCGGAAGAAGGTCACCGGATTTGCCACACTGAAGAAGAAACTTATCCGAAGGCGACGATCGTCGAAGGCATGCGACCATGGCCGAGTGCTGCGGGAGTTCGTGTCCAGCTGGAGTCCGATGGAGTTGTCGGCACTGTTGGAGGAGTACGAATCATTGGCAGCGCTGAAGGACCTTTCGGTTCAGGCTGAGCTGGCGCGGCCACCGGCAACCACGTTCAAACAAGATCTCGCCAGTTTGTACGACTACAAACACTGCACCGACTGTGATCTGGTGTTCCGGGGAACCGTCTTCCCGGTGCACCGTGCACTACTATCCGCGCGTTGTCCGTACTTCCGGGACCTCCTTGCCGGTTGCCCGGGCTACGGTGCCCGGATCTGTCTGGAACTACGCTCCTCGCCGGTGGACGTTCCGATGTTTTCGTCACTGCTAAGATATCTGTATACAGGAGATTTATGTACACACGATCCGACCATAGATGTAAGTCTGCTACGTAGATTAGGAGAAGATTTCGGCACACCGAATCCGCTAGAGAACGACCTGCGCTACCTGCTCGAAACCGGAGACTACGCAGATGCCGCCATAGTGTTCACCTCCGAGGGTGGCGACTACCATCGGCCCGATTCTGGCAGCTCGGagtacggtttccgaccgaagcTAGAACTACCTTGCCATAAGGCGATCCTCAGTGCACGATCACCATTCTTCAAGAGCATGATCCAACGACGGACCCGAAACATCAACGAGGAGCACCAGCTTCACGGCACGGACCGATCGCTACATGTTCCGACACGGATCGTCCTAGATGAAACTGTTATCCCGAAACGTTACGCTCGTGTTTTACTACACGCGATCTATCTAGATACTGTGGACCTGTCGTTGATCTTACGCGGAAATGGTTGTGGTAACGGAGCGGGAAGTCTCGGAGAAGTGCAGGCTCTTACTCACACGGGTCGTACCCGGCCGTCACCACTGGAGGAGGCCATGGAACTGTATCAGATCGGGCGGTTCCTCGAGTTGGACATTCTGGCCCAGGGTTGCGAAGACTTGATCCTCGAATGGCTAACTCTGGACACGTTGGCCACTGTTCTGCGCTGGGGTGGACAACCGCACGGATCCGCCTGGGTGTATCGCCAAGCTTGCCATTACTTGCGCGAGGAGTTCTCGGCTATTGTCGGTTCTCCGGTACTGTTTCAACTGGACAAGTCACAATTGATCGAGGCTCTTCAGAACAACTTTCTGCAAGCGTCGGAGCTGGAGGTGCTGCAGTCCGTGCTGAAGTGGGGCGAGCAGGAGCTGATCCGACGGATGGAAGACCGGGAGCCGAATTTGTTGAGTCACACGGCGCACTCGGTAACCCGAAAGGGCATCAAAAAGCGAGACTTGAGCGATGTGGAGCTGAGGGAGATCCTGTCGGAGTTGCTTCCGCATGTTCGTATGGATCACGTACTACCGCCCAGCAACGAGATCCTGAACCAGGCGATTCGACGAGGCTTAGTTAGTACTCCGCCGTCGCACATGATCGGAGACGATCGCGAGAGTTTGAGGATCAATGCGTGGATCAGAGGCGGAAAAAACCATGGTTTGTTTGTGCGTCCTCGGTTGTTCATGCCGTACTACGAGGAGGTTAAGGTGCTGCTGGAGGATCACATTGCGTCGCAGCAGATCGAGATGTTGCGCATGCGACGATCGCGCCACATGCCCGACATTCCGGACACGTTGTACATGGTGTCCCGACTTAATAGCAATACTAGTGGGAACATGGGAGGCGGAGGTACGGCAGGGGTGGATGTTGTCGCAGCAGCGGCCGCATCGATTCCGGCACCCGATCCAAGCGCCATGGAAGCCATGCAAAAGAGGGAACAAAAGCTTAGACAAGCACCGAGCTGCCAACGAGCGTTGACGCTTCCGTTGTCAAGCCGGAACGAGATCAACCGTCAGATCCGGTTGAGGGTAGTGCGGGAGTTCAACTTCCCGGATGAGGTGGCAGAGCTGCTGGAGAACTCCAACTGCTACTGCTTGGATGCGGATGGCTCAACGCCGAAAGCTCAGGGCGACGATATCCACGCGAGCAATCAATCACTGGACGAGGACACAACCCCGCCACCTTCGCCGGCACTGCCAAGTGATATTATTCCACAGAACGTTGCTTGCTTCGGGCGCAACATGACATTCCCCCGGCAGCAACCTCAACCACCGCCACAAGTGATTCCACATGGAGCCGGAGGAGGAGGAGACTTGGGTGGTGGAATGGGAGGGAGACTGCACCATCCGTCGGGAAGTATGCTCGGACCGAGTTCAAGTATTATAGGTACCCATCGACGCCAGGAACTGCCATCGTTGATCCCCGGGGGAGATGTGGTCGCATATCGGCTGTCGGCACCGGCCGGGGATCATTCGGGAGATCAGGCCGGAGCCTGTTCCGAAGGACACCTTTCGGATATAATGCCGGACGTGGCCATGGCAACGGCTTCCATGGGGCAGCTACAACTAGGCAGCGGCGATATGCCCGAGAGTCTTCATCTGGATCTGGGCGACGGACCAAGTCACATGATCGGAGCTGCTGGATCTCTAGGATTACATAATCTTCCG CATCATCGAATGGCGACCCCTTCGCCGAGCAATTTCCACCACTACATGACCCGGAGTCATCCGCCGTCCAGTTCCCTGGGTAGCAGCAGTGGTCATGGCGGCGATGGTCCATCCGATCGAGGTATGATGGGCGGCGGAAGGCTACCCGTATCCCTCGGTGGATCATCCCAGTCAGGTCAACCGGGAGTATCCGGGGCGGGGGCAGGAGGATCTTCGTCATCGTACTCGCAGCGTTCCAACTCACCGTACACCTTACACCGAGCGAGTCCGGGCCTGCCGCACAGCTCATATCACACCGGCCCCCGGTTATAG